A stretch of DNA from Rhodoluna sp. KAS3:
TACCTTTACGGAGTGACCAGCTTCGGTGAGAAGCCTAATGATGCCGGTAGCTTTATAGGCCGCAATGCCGCCGGTGATACCAACGATTACGCGCATTGCAGGTTCCAGCCGCTATTACTCAGCGGTGTGCTTGGCCAACTTGTTCTGGTCGATCTCGTGCATCGCGATGGTCAGCGGCTTTTCGTCAACAGTTGCGTCAACCAATGGGCCAACGTTGTTGAACAGGCTTCCCTCGTGCAGAGCTGAGTAGTAGTCGTTAATCTGGCGAGCACGCTTTGATGCAAAGATAACAAGTTCGTATTTTGAGTCAACCTTGTTTAGTAGGTTGTCAATTGCAGGAGAAACGATTCCTTCTAGCTTTTCAGACATGATTCAACTTTCTGTTGTCTTTAGCGTGGAGTGTGCGATTGATTAATCGCTAAGCCTGTATCAAGTCTACGACTTCAGAGGCACATCTGGCCACCTCATCGTTGATAACTACGTAGTCAAACTCAGACTGAGCGGCCAATTCTTCACGAGCTGTAACCAGGCGCTGAGCCTGCTCCTCTGCCGATTCCGTGCCTCGTCCGGTCAGGCGTCGAACCAATTCCTCCCAGCTCGGAGGGGCAATGAAAATTAGTTTTGCGTCGGGCATGGCGGCCTTGACCTGCCGGGCACCCTGGATGTCGATTTCGAGAATGATTTGTTCGTTACGTGCTAGCGCATCAATAATCGGTTGCTTTGGTGTGCCGTATTTGTTGGTTCCGTGCACTGTCGCGTACTCCAACATGTCGCCGGCTTCGATCAACTGATCAAAATTTTCGTGAGTCAGAAAGAAGTAGTTCTTTCCATCGACTTCGCCGGGTCTCGGCTGCCTGGTGGTTGCGGATACCGAAAGTTTTATCTCAGGGTGATGGGCAAGAATGTGAGCGACTACCGTGCCTTTACCAACGGCGGTTGGTCCGGCGATCACTGTCAGGCGGCTAGACATTAGTCTCCAGCCCCAATGCAAGTTCGCTGTTGGCAACCTGGATTGCCTTACTCATACCCATTGGACCGGCCGAAAGTACGCTGCGCGACACAGAGTGGATCACCTGGTCGGCGGCTTTGCCGAATAGCTGCCTGGTTGCTGACAGCTCAGCCCCTTGAGCACCAAAACCAGGCGCAAGAATCGGGGTTGCGGCAGTAGCCTGACCTTCAACAACAACGCCTAGGCCCATGCTTTGAAGGTTCAGAGTAGCCCCGATGACAGCGCCGAATGAGCCAAGTTTTCGGCCAGCTTCAGCGGTAACCCGGTTTATCTCGCTCAAGCCCTCCCAAATTTGGGAAGCAATAGTTTTTCCGCCCACAGTCGCACGCTGAAGTGCCGCGCCTTCAGGGTTAGATGTAGCAGAGAGAACAATCAAACCCTTGCCTCGCTCAAGACACTCAGCCATCCCGGGCTTCAAAGAATCGAATCCAAGATAAGGAGAGACTGTAAGGGCGTCGCAGACAAACGGCGCAGATTTACCAAGCCAAGCGTCATAGTAGGCATCCATCGTGGTGCCAATGTCACCGCGTTTAGCGTCCATGATGACCACTAAATCGGTGTTCAAAGCTGCCTGCGCCAGCTCTTCGAGCACTGCAAAACCGGCTGACCCGTGGCGCTCAAAGAACGAAACCTGTGGCTTGATAATGCCCACGTTGCCGACTGCGGAATCTAGAGCTCGCTTGGTGAACTCTCGAAGCCCCTTGACGTCATCAGTCAAACCCCAGTCATCAAGTAATGCGGCATGTGGATCGATGCCAACACACAACTGACCGTGGCTATTGAAAGCCGTCTCGAG
This window harbors:
- the rpoZ gene encoding DNA-directed RNA polymerase subunit omega, whose amino-acid sequence is MSEKLEGIVSPAIDNLLNKVDSKYELVIFASKRARQINDYYSALHEGSLFNNVGPLVDATVDEKPLTIAMHEIDQNKLAKHTAE
- the pyrF gene encoding orotidine-5'-phosphate decarboxylase; the encoded protein is MPTSFGSKLETAFNSHGQLCVGIDPHAALLDDWGLTDDVKGLREFTKRALDSAVGNVGIIKPQVSFFERHGSAGFAVLEELAQAALNTDLVVIMDAKRGDIGTTMDAYYDAWLGKSAPFVCDALTVSPYLGFDSLKPGMAECLERGKGLIVLSATSNPEGAALQRATVGGKTIASQIWEGLSEINRVTAEAGRKLGSFGAVIGATLNLQSMGLGVVVEGQATAATPILAPGFGAQGAELSATRQLFGKAADQVIHSVSRSVLSAGPMGMSKAIQVANSELALGLETNV
- the gmk gene encoding guanylate kinase, giving the protein MSSRLTVIAGPTAVGKGTVVAHILAHHPEIKLSVSATTRQPRPGEVDGKNYFFLTHENFDQLIEAGDMLEYATVHGTNKYGTPKQPIIDALARNEQIILEIDIQGARQVKAAMPDAKLIFIAPPSWEELVRRLTGRGTESAEEQAQRLVTAREELAAQSEFDYVVINDEVARCASEVVDLIQA